The following coding sequences are from one Seonamhaeicola sp. ML3 window:
- a CDS encoding glycosyltransferase family 4 protein — protein sequence MTQRIAVICNYELLEDRVGGMDYFFWVFDKKCKENNIDVRWFFPNYSNHGRYSDFHIVASGSDVSFEISVINKIENTYDLVFTHFVELCTSFYCKLKEKTGAKIVAIDHNPRPLRGYPLKKKLKKRIKGFLYSKCIDQFIGVSQYTATEVLKDFGNHLNSKTSVIYNGIIINQIRFNSNRKEKFPKFVVASHLRESKGVQDLIEAVKGLPDFVRDKLIIDLYGEGPYEDELKAKVNLLSLNNVFTFKGSVSNLNEIYHQYDYMLQPTHMECFSLSILESLAANVPVITTNVGGNEEVVTNNENGYIFEPRDTKKLREIIEAIFLGEIGIKTNTRTLIESKYSIDLMVVNYMKLLA from the coding sequence ATGACTCAAAGAATAGCTGTAATTTGTAACTATGAGCTTCTAGAGGATCGAGTTGGAGGAATGGACTATTTCTTTTGGGTTTTTGATAAAAAATGCAAAGAGAATAATATTGATGTTCGCTGGTTCTTTCCAAACTATTCCAATCATGGTAGATATTCAGACTTTCATATTGTTGCTTCCGGATCTGATGTGTCCTTTGAAATTTCGGTTATTAATAAAATTGAAAATACATATGATTTAGTCTTTACTCATTTTGTTGAGCTTTGTACATCGTTTTATTGCAAGCTTAAAGAGAAAACCGGTGCTAAAATTGTTGCAATAGACCATAATCCAAGACCATTAAGAGGTTATCCTTTAAAAAAGAAATTAAAAAAGAGAATTAAAGGTTTTTTATATTCAAAATGTATAGACCAGTTTATTGGTGTTTCACAATATACTGCAACTGAAGTTTTAAAAGATTTTGGAAATCATTTAAACTCTAAAACTTCTGTTATTTATAATGGAATTATTATTAATCAAATTAGATTTAATTCTAATAGAAAAGAAAAGTTTCCAAAGTTTGTGGTGGCATCGCATCTAAGAGAATCAAAAGGTGTTCAAGATTTAATAGAGGCTGTAAAAGGGTTGCCCGATTTTGTTAGAGATAAATTAATAATAGATTTATATGGTGAAGGTCCATATGAAGATGAGCTTAAAGCTAAAGTGAACTTACTATCATTAAACAACGTATTTACTTTTAAAGGAAGCGTATCTAATCTAAATGAAATTTATCATCAATATGATTATATGTTACAACCTACACATATGGAGTGTTTTAGCTTATCAATTCTTGAAAGTTTAGCAGCAAATGTGCCAGTAATAACCACTAACGTTGGAGGGAATGAAGAGGTTGTAACTAATAATGAAAATGGATATATTTTTGAGCCTAGAGATACCAAGAAATTAAGAGAGATTATTGAGGCGATATTTTTAGGAGAAATTGGAATAAAAACGAATACAAGAACATTGATAGAAAGCAAATATTCAATAGATTTAATGGTAGTAAATTATATGAAATTGTTGGCATAA
- a CDS encoding glycosyltransferase family 4 protein — protein sequence MKIAFLTPEYPHTKTGKSGGIGTSIFNLAAALTDLRHQVTLLIYGQDKDESFKENNISFYKIKNIKIKGLSLILTQKKVEQLINSLYKSGEIDIVEAPDWTGFTSFIKPQCPLVIRQNGSDTYFCYLDSRKVKYKNKFLEKRALKNASGVISVSAFTGNLTNELFGLERDFTVIPNSIDAELFKPQKSMNTKLSILYFGTLIRKKGLFELPKIFNLVNKENQEVELVLVGKDSGDIKTESSSTWKLIKPLFSKEAIAKVNYLGPVSYSKIQDLIKEATVCVFPTFAEALPVSWLEAMAMEKAIVASNIGWAREMIDDGKEGFLVHPTNHENYSSRILELLYDVTKQEQFGKAAREKVRSRFNHNLVAKRSIEFYKKVLEV from the coding sequence ATGAAGATAGCATTTTTAACGCCAGAATACCCTCATACTAAAACTGGTAAGTCTGGAGGCATTGGAACAAGTATTTTTAATTTAGCCGCTGCATTGACTGATTTAAGACATCAAGTTACTTTACTAATTTATGGTCAAGATAAAGATGAGTCTTTCAAAGAAAACAATATTAGTTTTTATAAAATTAAAAATATTAAAATTAAAGGGCTATCACTTATTTTAACTCAAAAGAAGGTTGAACAATTAATAAACTCATTATATAAATCTGGTGAAATTGATATTGTTGAAGCTCCAGATTGGACGGGATTTACGTCTTTTATAAAACCACAATGTCCCTTAGTTATAAGGCAAAATGGAAGTGACACCTATTTTTGTTATTTAGATAGCCGTAAGGTTAAATACAAAAATAAGTTCTTAGAAAAAAGAGCTTTAAAAAATGCAAGTGGTGTTATTAGCGTAAGTGCATTTACGGGAAATTTAACGAATGAACTATTCGGGCTTGAAAGAGATTTTACTGTAATCCCAAATAGTATTGATGCTGAATTGTTTAAACCACAAAAATCAATGAATACTAAATTGAGTATTCTTTATTTTGGTACCCTAATTAGAAAAAAAGGACTATTTGAATTACCCAAAATATTCAACTTAGTAAATAAGGAAAATCAAGAGGTGGAATTAGTATTGGTTGGGAAAGATAGCGGAGATATAAAAACAGAATCTTCTTCAACGTGGAAGCTTATAAAGCCTTTATTTAGTAAAGAAGCTATTGCAAAAGTTAATTATCTTGGTCCAGTAAGTTATTCCAAAATTCAGGATTTAATAAAAGAAGCAACGGTTTGTGTGTTTCCTACTTTTGCCGAAGCACTTCCTGTATCATGGTTAGAAGCTATGGCTATGGAGAAAGCTATAGTGGCATCAAATATTGGGTGGGCAAGAGAAATGATTGATGATGGGAAAGAGGGGTTTTTAGTACATCCAACAAATCATGAGAATTATTCGAGTAGGATATTAGAACTTTTGTATGATGTCACGAAACAAGAACAGTTTGGAAAAGCTGCAAGAGAGAAAGTTAGAAGTAGGTTCAACCATAATTTGGTTGCAAAGCGTTCTATTGAATTTTATAAAAAAGTATTAGAGGTTTAA
- a CDS encoding CDP-glycerol glycerophosphotransferase family protein → MCAKKVFVLLPDGGGLRNFVFSSFNRIGNEMGYDITYWSSCAFPIKETFNYNELKIESSSIHPLTHIYSRARKRIELNISRKDFKDEVYDSYKFPLNFKGLKNTLKSLFILFLITLFGSKRGLERLKRKVERFERKNNKYHLCKQQLQEHKPDIVFCTNQRNTQALSALLAAKDLGIKTICFVQSWDNVPKAMQVLETDYYFVWSDLMKEEVLKYYPFIEEKQVIVTGTPQFEMHYNKNLKQSRETFFRNNNLDVNTKYICFSGDDRTTSPLDQHYLEDLAKAVKSLNTKGNQLGIIYRKCPFDISDRYNDVLEKNKDVIRVLNPFWNQIDNRGDMLPTIDDSEMLYNVCEHSEFVTNVCSSTVFDFVAHNKPCIYYNYEQPQLKKGIRDIGQNYKYVHFRSMPTKEAVVFCTNKTQLESLVLEVLSGKISNVEDALKWYKIVVGKTPTQSSKNMWVALSAIIN, encoded by the coding sequence ATGTGTGCTAAAAAAGTATTTGTACTTCTTCCAGATGGTGGTGGTTTAAGAAATTTTGTATTTTCTTCATTTAATAGAATAGGTAATGAAATGGGATATGATATTACCTATTGGAGTAGCTGTGCTTTTCCAATAAAAGAAACATTTAATTATAATGAACTAAAAATAGAAAGCAGTTCTATTCATCCATTAACACATATTTACTCAAGAGCTAGAAAACGTATTGAGTTAAATATATCTAGAAAAGATTTTAAGGATGAAGTTTATGACTCTTATAAGTTTCCTCTGAATTTTAAAGGCTTAAAAAATACATTAAAAAGTTTATTCATATTGTTTCTAATAACTTTATTTGGTTCTAAAAGAGGATTAGAAAGGCTTAAGAGAAAAGTTGAAAGGTTTGAGCGTAAAAATAACAAGTACCATCTATGTAAACAACAATTACAAGAGCATAAACCTGATATTGTTTTTTGTACTAATCAAAGAAATACACAAGCATTAAGTGCATTACTTGCTGCCAAAGATTTGGGTATAAAAACAATCTGTTTTGTTCAGTCATGGGATAATGTTCCTAAAGCAATGCAAGTTTTAGAGACAGATTATTATTTTGTTTGGAGTGACTTAATGAAGGAGGAAGTATTAAAGTATTACCCTTTTATTGAAGAGAAACAAGTTATAGTTACAGGAACTCCTCAATTTGAGATGCATTACAATAAAAACCTAAAACAATCTAGGGAAACTTTTTTTAGAAATAATAATTTAGATGTTAATACTAAGTACATATGTTTTTCTGGAGATGATAGAACAACATCTCCTTTAGATCAACATTATTTAGAAGATCTTGCAAAAGCGGTAAAAAGCTTAAATACAAAAGGTAACCAATTAGGGATAATTTATAGAAAGTGCCCTTTTGATATATCTGATAGATACAATGATGTGCTTGAAAAAAATAAGGATGTAATAAGGGTGTTAAACCCTTTTTGGAATCAAATTGATAATAGAGGTGATATGCTGCCCACCATAGATGATTCAGAAATGCTTTACAACGTTTGTGAGCATAGCGAGTTTGTAACCAACGTATGCTCTTCAACTGTTTTTGATTTTGTAGCCCATAATAAACCCTGCATATATTACAACTATGAGCAGCCACAGTTAAAAAAAGGAATTAGAGACATTGGGCAAAATTACAAATATGTTCATTTTAGGTCAATGCCTACAAAAGAAGCAGTTGTTTTTTGTACAAATAAAACCCAATTAGAATCTTTGGTTTTAGAGGTTCTAAGCGGTAAAATATCTAATGTTGAAGATGCTTTAAAGTGGTACAAAATTGTTGTGGGAAAAACACCAACACAATCATCAAAAAACATGTGGGTAGCATTAAGTGCTATTATAAATTGA
- a CDS encoding N-acetylneuraminate synthase family protein: protein MKKYNEPFVIAEIGCNHKGDIQIAKELIKVAKIFCNVNAVKFQKRNNKELLTEEQYNKPHPNPSNSYGETYGLHREYLEFSLEDHTLLKAYCEEIGVIYSTSVWDLTSAKEIASLNPLFLKIPSACNNNFELLEWLCDNYTGEIHVSTGMTTKGEIDEIVNLFTNKRRNKDLVLYNCTSGYPVPFEDVCLLDIELLLENYRDKLKYIGFSGHHLGIAVDIAAYTLGTNIIERHYTLDRTWKGTDHAASLEPMGLRKLTRDLKAVYKALNYKSVDVLPIEKMQRDKLKYKKN, encoded by the coding sequence ATGAAAAAGTATAATGAACCTTTCGTAATTGCCGAAATAGGATGTAATCATAAGGGTGATATTCAAATAGCTAAAGAATTAATTAAGGTTGCGAAGATATTTTGTAACGTAAATGCTGTAAAGTTTCAAAAAAGAAATAATAAAGAACTTTTAACAGAAGAACAATACAACAAACCACATCCAAACCCATCAAACTCTTATGGAGAAACGTATGGATTACATAGAGAATATTTAGAGTTTAGTTTAGAGGATCATACTTTGCTAAAGGCGTATTGTGAAGAAATTGGGGTTATATATTCTACTTCAGTTTGGGATTTAACCTCTGCTAAAGAAATAGCATCATTAAATCCATTATTTTTAAAAATTCCATCGGCATGTAACAATAATTTTGAATTATTAGAATGGTTATGTGATAATTATACCGGAGAAATCCATGTATCAACAGGCATGACAACTAAAGGAGAAATAGATGAAATTGTGAATCTATTCACAAATAAAAGAAGAAACAAAGATTTAGTGTTATATAATTGTACATCAGGTTACCCAGTACCTTTTGAAGATGTTTGTTTGTTGGATATTGAGTTATTGCTTGAAAACTATAGAGATAAGTTGAAGTATATCGGGTTCTCAGGTCACCATTTAGGTATTGCAGTTGATATAGCTGCATATACATTGGGAACCAATATTATCGAACGCCATTATACACTAGATAGAACCTGGAAAGGTACAGACCATGCTGCCTCATTAGAACCTATGGGATTAAGAAAATTAACTAGAGATTTAAAAGCAGTATATAAAGCCTTAAACTATAAAAGTGTGGATGTCTTACCAATTGAAAAAATGCAGAGAGACAAACTAAAGTATAAGAAAAATTAA
- a CDS encoding glycosyltransferase family 4 protein has translation MSFLIITHVVHKKTGNDFYGYAPYVREMNLWFKHVDNVTVVAPLCNEEFSNIDIAYAHKNLTFVKIPEIAFISLKKVLNSILKLPLIFLKIFQACRKADHIHLRCPGNIGLIGCFVQMLFPSKIKTAKYAGNWDPNSKQPLSYKIQKRILSNTFLTKNIHVLVYGSWENQTKNIKSFFTATYFKNEIEPIKKRDYSNNLKFVFMGSLVEGKRPLLTIKIIELLKRDVENVTLDFYGDGVLKKQLQDYIADNQLDEFITIHGNKQKREIKEALKQAHFLILPSKSEGWPKVIAEAMFFGVIPISTRVSCVPFMLNEGKRGILIEPNKDMAVKRIINYLNRGNDLSEISVLAAQWSQNYTLDVFESEIKKLLN, from the coding sequence ATGAGTTTTTTAATAATTACACACGTTGTACATAAAAAAACAGGAAATGACTTTTATGGTTATGCGCCCTACGTAAGGGAGATGAATTTATGGTTTAAGCATGTAGACAATGTAACTGTAGTTGCTCCATTATGCAATGAAGAATTTTCTAATATAGATATAGCCTATGCACATAAAAATTTAACTTTTGTAAAGATACCTGAAATTGCATTTATTTCTCTTAAAAAGGTTTTGAACTCAATTTTAAAACTACCATTAATTTTCCTTAAAATATTTCAAGCCTGTAGAAAAGCAGATCATATTCATTTGAGGTGTCCAGGAAACATTGGTTTGATAGGTTGTTTTGTTCAAATGTTATTTCCTTCTAAAATAAAAACGGCCAAATATGCTGGTAATTGGGACCCTAATTCCAAACAACCGCTAAGTTACAAGATTCAGAAACGTATTTTAAGCAATACTTTTTTAACAAAGAATATACATGTTTTAGTGTATGGCAGTTGGGAAAATCAGACCAAAAACATTAAATCCTTTTTCACAGCTACTTATTTTAAAAATGAGATAGAACCAATAAAAAAACGAGATTATTCCAACAATTTGAAGTTTGTTTTTATGGGTAGTCTTGTAGAGGGTAAACGACCGTTATTGACAATAAAAATAATTGAACTATTAAAAAGAGATGTTGAAAATGTTACGTTAGACTTCTATGGAGATGGAGTTTTAAAGAAACAGTTACAAGATTATATTGCTGATAACCAGTTGGATGAATTTATTACAATCCATGGTAACAAACAAAAGCGAGAAATAAAAGAAGCCTTGAAACAAGCTCATTTTTTGATTTTACCATCAAAGTCTGAAGGTTGGCCTAAAGTTATTGCAGAAGCCATGTTTTTTGGAGTTATCCCTATCTCTACCAGAGTATCTTGTGTGCCATTTATGTTAAATGAGGGAAAAAGAGGGATTCTAATTGAGCCCAATAAAGATATGGCTGTAAAGCGTATTATTAATTACCTAAATAGGGGTAACGATTTAAGTGAAATCTCCGTTTTGGCTGCACAATGGTCTCAGAATTATACTTTAGACGTATTTGAATCTGAAATAAAAAAACTTCTGAATTAA
- a CDS encoding acylneuraminate cytidylyltransferase: MKTIGCIPLRKGSKSIKNKNKKKLVGRSLFSWVLKEAIFSSLDEVFVFTDDPEIIKFVDNQYNWTNKVKAILRGEENASDKASTESALIEFCEETQYDFQVLCLLQATSPLTTSSDINNTLDLVLNEDYDSALTVVNTHRFVWNEDGKPLNYDVFNRPRRQDFEGLLIENGAVYATTKEAFINSKNRVSGNIGLVKMPEETLYEIDNETDWSIIESLLINRLKKQKETKKITHFVLDVDGVFTDGTVLYSKDGEFAKQFDMRDGMGLEILRDNSIEVLVMTSENSELVKQRMKKLKIDNTFLGVKDKYALLQHFMSDKHINIGNIAYMGDDVNDLANMCSVGWSLTPNNAVNIVKHNADVVLSKESLGAIREACTFILNYNKRF, from the coding sequence ATGAAAACAATTGGATGTATCCCACTGCGTAAAGGGTCGAAAAGTATTAAAAATAAGAACAAGAAGAAATTGGTTGGTAGGTCATTGTTTTCTTGGGTTTTAAAAGAAGCTATTTTTTCAAGTCTTGATGAAGTTTTTGTTTTTACTGATGATCCTGAAATAATAAAATTTGTCGATAATCAGTATAATTGGACAAACAAAGTAAAGGCAATTTTAAGAGGAGAAGAAAACGCCAGTGATAAAGCATCAACTGAAAGTGCCCTAATAGAGTTTTGCGAAGAAACACAATATGATTTTCAGGTTCTATGCCTGTTACAGGCAACGTCCCCGTTAACTACTTCATCAGATATAAACAATACTCTAGATTTAGTTTTAAATGAAGATTATGATTCGGCTTTAACGGTGGTTAATACACATCGATTTGTGTGGAATGAAGATGGGAAACCTTTAAATTATGATGTGTTTAACAGACCACGTAGACAAGATTTTGAAGGTTTACTTATTGAAAATGGTGCTGTATATGCTACTACCAAAGAGGCATTTATAAATTCTAAGAATAGAGTAAGCGGAAACATAGGTTTAGTTAAAATGCCAGAAGAAACTTTATATGAGATAGATAATGAAACAGATTGGTCTATAATAGAGAGTTTGTTAATTAACCGATTGAAAAAGCAAAAGGAAACAAAAAAAATTACGCATTTTGTATTAGATGTAGATGGCGTATTTACAGATGGAACAGTGCTTTACTCTAAAGATGGAGAATTTGCTAAACAGTTCGACATGAGAGATGGTATGGGATTAGAAATTTTAAGAGATAATAGTATTGAAGTATTGGTAATGACATCAGAGAATTCAGAATTGGTTAAACAAAGAATGAAAAAATTGAAAATTGATAATACCTTTTTAGGGGTTAAAGATAAATATGCATTGTTACAACACTTTATGTCTGATAAGCATATAAACATAGGTAATATCGCCTATATGGGTGATGATGTAAATGATTTAGCAAACATGTGCAGTGTAGGTTGGTCTTTAACGCCTAATAATGCAGTTAATATAGTTAAACATAATGCAGATGTTGTTTTATCAAAAGAATCTTTAGGAGCTATTAGAGAAGCCTGTACTTTTATTTTAAATTATAATAAAAGATTTTAA
- a CDS encoding glycosyltransferase family 2 protein, whose amino-acid sequence MEFKEHITPNGEAILYKGNPNLILLDELSLGEGDVWHSSLDQGYKNAFPEIVYQTVVYFWYANDFDNLDHCVSWRINPKAFAIRKHVWETFKGFDLDYENIQTSAMDLGFNSLRYQGAIPLYVKGLFESSKENIKISTKDIYTFYKKNFKKSHSIYMLFRRGFWKLKEISGYRFANSNYKFKSKKVQLKPRKINPIEGTPKVSYIIPTMLRQEFTLNLLNDLENQTYKPFEVVVVDATPKDKRDESLYNDENYSFNVVFKWQTTKGSCRARNEAIELCSGDYIVFGDDDIRIQPEFIENHIRLLQTYKAKACNGLDIRADYQEQDLTDLDFKLKELGDERWKVGAAQSFSNANSCVSKDVVDKLIGNDINYDGGYGEDSDFGLSITKLGVTVLHNPFSVNLHLKPPIGGYRFWGTQSRIKGKKRKKQPWELDTPVKRIVPVPSPTIMYQFFKHYTVKQRREYKIKYFVFYFSKAPKVELLLRLIKLPKRLLQFNKSVFYAKKLLALGKRTE is encoded by the coding sequence ATGGAATTTAAAGAACATATAACACCAAACGGAGAAGCTATTCTTTATAAAGGAAACCCTAATTTAATCTTGCTTGATGAACTTTCATTAGGTGAAGGAGATGTGTGGCATAGTAGTTTAGACCAAGGTTATAAAAATGCTTTTCCAGAAATAGTTTACCAAACCGTAGTGTATTTCTGGTATGCCAATGATTTTGATAATCTTGACCATTGTGTAAGCTGGAGAATAAACCCCAAAGCCTTTGCCATTAGAAAACATGTTTGGGAAACTTTCAAAGGGTTTGATCTTGATTATGAAAATATTCAAACATCTGCTATGGATTTAGGGTTTAATTCATTGCGTTATCAAGGTGCTATTCCGTTATATGTAAAAGGTCTGTTTGAATCATCTAAAGAAAATATAAAAATATCGACAAAAGATATTTATACATTTTATAAAAAAAACTTCAAAAAATCTCATAGTATTTATATGCTTTTTAGACGTGGATTTTGGAAGTTAAAGGAAATTAGCGGATACAGATTTGCCAATAGTAATTATAAGTTTAAGAGTAAAAAAGTACAATTAAAACCTAGAAAAATTAATCCAATTGAAGGTACTCCAAAAGTTAGTTACATTATACCAACCATGTTGCGTCAGGAGTTTACTTTAAATCTGTTGAATGATTTAGAAAATCAAACTTATAAACCGTTTGAAGTTGTAGTTGTTGATGCAACTCCTAAAGATAAAAGAGATGAGTCTTTATATAATGATGAAAACTATTCTTTCAATGTAGTTTTTAAATGGCAAACCACAAAAGGAAGTTGTAGGGCAAGAAATGAGGCCATAGAATTATGTAGTGGAGATTACATTGTTTTTGGAGATGACGATATAAGAATTCAACCTGAGTTTATTGAAAATCACATAAGGTTATTACAAACGTACAAAGCTAAAGCCTGTAATGGTTTGGATATTAGAGCAGATTATCAGGAGCAAGATTTAACCGATTTAGATTTTAAATTGAAAGAATTAGGCGATGAACGTTGGAAGGTTGGGGCTGCTCAATCATTTAGTAATGCTAATTCTTGCGTATCTAAAGATGTGGTTGATAAGTTAATTGGAAATGATATAAATTATGATGGAGGTTATGGTGAAGATAGTGATTTTGGTTTATCGATTACAAAATTAGGAGTAACGGTATTGCATAATCCTTTTTCCGTTAATTTACATTTAAAACCACCAATTGGAGGTTATAGGTTTTGGGGAACGCAATCTAGAATTAAGGGAAAGAAAAGGAAAAAACAACCATGGGAATTAGATACTCCGGTTAAACGTATTGTACCAGTGCCAAGTCCAACAATCATGTATCAATTTTTCAAACATTATACAGTAAAGCAACGAAGAGAGTACAAAATAAAGTATTTTGTATTCTATTTTTCTAAAGCTCCAAAGGTTGAATTGTTGTTGAGATTAATTAAACTCCCTAAAAGATTATTACAGTTTAATAAATCTGTTTTTTATGCTAAGAAATTATTGGCTTTAGGAAAGCGAACTGAATAA
- a CDS encoding glycosyltransferase, with the protein MKVLQLVDSLDVGGTERVAVNTANALSNRIDKSYLCATRKEGILKDSISDNVEYLFLDKNRRIDFKAIKKLKTFIRVNEIDLIHAHSSSFFLAVLIKLLYPKVKIIWHDHYGNSEFINHRKSGVLPVTSRFFSHVLSVNTKLKVWAETKLNCNYIDYLPNFALPDNNKPVTRLSGEAGMRIIHLANLRPQKDHKTLLKAFKEVIKVYPDWTLHCVGKDFEDEYSKSLKFLVSELQLNSSVYFYGSKQDISNILKTCDIGVLSSKSEGLPIALLEYGFAKLPVVVTNVGDCIKVVSSLKEGLLINKEDIGALKEAIIKYISDKRLRTQNAIRLFEKVTESYSETAVVNKLITIYKLHLK; encoded by the coding sequence ATGAAGGTACTTCAATTAGTGGATTCTTTGGATGTTGGAGGAACTGAACGAGTTGCGGTTAATACGGCTAATGCATTATCGAATAGAATTGATAAATCCTATTTATGCGCTACTCGGAAAGAAGGAATTTTAAAAGATAGTATTAGTGATAACGTTGAATACTTATTTCTTGATAAGAACAGAAGAATAGATTTTAAAGCTATCAAAAAATTAAAAACTTTTATCAGAGTCAATGAGATAGATTTGATTCATGCACATTCCAGTTCTTTCTTTTTGGCAGTTTTAATCAAGTTGCTTTACCCTAAAGTTAAAATTATTTGGCATGATCATTATGGTAACAGTGAGTTTATAAATCATAGAAAATCAGGGGTTTTACCTGTTACTTCCAGATTTTTTTCTCATGTTTTAAGTGTGAATACTAAACTAAAAGTCTGGGCAGAAACCAAACTTAACTGTAATTATATAGATTATCTACCGAATTTTGCATTACCTGATAACAATAAACCTGTTACAAGGTTGAGCGGGGAAGCTGGGATGAGAATTATTCACTTAGCGAATTTAAGACCCCAAAAGGATCATAAAACTTTGTTGAAGGCCTTTAAAGAAGTAATTAAAGTTTATCCTGATTGGACATTGCATTGTGTTGGTAAAGATTTTGAAGATGAGTACAGCAAATCTTTGAAATTTTTGGTAAGTGAATTGCAACTAAATAGCAGTGTGTATTTTTATGGTAGTAAACAGGATATATCAAATATCCTCAAAACATGTGATATTGGTGTTCTGTCTTCTAAATCAGAGGGCTTACCCATAGCTTTATTAGAATATGGTTTTGCAAAATTACCAGTCGTAGTAACTAATGTAGGCGATTGTATTAAGGTAGTCTCTTCTCTCAAAGAAGGATTACTTATAAATAAAGAGGATATTGGAGCCTTAAAGGAGGCTATAATTAAATATATTAGCGACAAAAGACTACGAACTCAAAATGCAATACGTTTGTTTGAAAAAGTTACTGAGAGTTATTCTGAAACTGCTGTAGTCAATAAATTAATAACTATATATAAACTTCACTTAAAATGA
- a CDS encoding glycosyltransferase family 2 protein: MRFSLIICTYLRPKVLLKLLGSVNLQTLYPNEILIVDGSINDDTKLELETHKFKNLKYFKVEDRYRGLTKQRNYGISLVSKTTEIICFLDDDTVLRPDYFEVLLSTYDKKLDALAVGGYVTNEVVWEQSEGKNDKSKFYFDDFIRNEPSRFKIRRFLGLLPDVAPGFMPSFSHGRSVSFLPPTGKIYQVEQLMGGVSSFKREVFETLKFSPYFEGYGLYEDADFSLRIAKRGFLYINTGAQLEHHHDVSGRPDQFSYGKMVLRNGWYVWRVKYPSPNLKSRLKWNATALMLTIIRFTNVFNRNPKKSSEAFTETIGRIVGWFSLIFNKPKVES; the protein is encoded by the coding sequence ATGAGGTTTTCACTTATTATATGCACATACTTGAGACCAAAAGTTTTGCTGAAATTGTTGGGTTCTGTTAATTTACAAACTTTATATCCAAATGAAATTTTAATTGTTGATGGCTCTATAAATGATGATACTAAACTAGAATTAGAAACACACAAATTTAAAAATTTAAAATATTTCAAGGTAGAGGATAGATATAGAGGACTGACAAAACAACGTAATTACGGTATTAGTTTGGTTTCGAAGACAACAGAAATCATTTGTTTTTTAGATGATGATACCGTGTTAAGGCCTGATTATTTTGAAGTTTTGCTATCAACCTATGATAAAAAATTAGATGCTTTGGCGGTTGGGGGTTATGTAACAAATGAAGTAGTTTGGGAGCAATCAGAAGGTAAAAACGATAAGTCAAAATTTTATTTTGATGATTTTATACGTAATGAACCTTCAAGGTTTAAAATCAGACGCTTTTTGGGGTTGCTGCCTGATGTTGCTCCTGGTTTTATGCCTAGTTTTTCTCATGGGCGTTCGGTTAGTTTTTTGCCGCCAACTGGGAAAATTTACCAAGTTGAACAGTTAATGGGTGGTGTTTCAAGTTTCAAAAGGGAAGTTTTTGAAACTTTAAAGTTTTCGCCCTACTTTGAAGGATATGGTTTGTATGAAGATGCCGATTTTTCATTACGAATTGCGAAAAGAGGATTCTTGTATATTAATACTGGTGCCCAATTAGAACATCATCATGATGTTTCTGGAAGACCCGACCAGTTTAGTTATGGTAAAATGGTGCTAAGAAATGGCTGGTATGTTTGGAGGGTTAAGTATCCCTCACCAAATTTAAAATCAAGGCTGAAATGGAATGCTACTGCACTTATGTTAACCATAATAAGATTTACAAATGTATTTAATCGTAACCCGAAAAAAAGTAGTGAGGCTTTTACCGAAACTATTGGGCGTATAGTAGGCTGGTTTTCTTTGATTTTTAATAAGCCTAAGGTTGAATCATGA